A region from the Flavobacteriales bacterium genome encodes:
- a CDS encoding squalene/phytoene synthase family protein: protein MKHLFDSVSAKCSKMTTIAYSTSFSFGIKALDKKLHAPIYGIYGFVRFADEIVDTFHDYDKYHLFNKFREDTIEAIESKISLNPILNSFQKVVNDYQIEWNLINTFLDSMEMDLDEEQSYDTDKYNKYILGSAEVVGLMCLKVFVDGDEEKYESLKPAAMSLGSAFQKVNFLRDANSDFSYLGRTYFPGVNMIEFSEEDKLKIESDIEEDFDDALEGIKNLPFSSRGGVYLAYIYYYNLFRKIKSLPSSRVMEERIRIPNTDKLALFVQSMVKNQLNLI from the coding sequence ATGAAGCACTTATTCGACTCAGTTTCTGCTAAATGCAGTAAGATGACAACTATCGCTTACAGCACCAGCTTTAGCTTTGGCATCAAAGCTTTAGACAAGAAGCTACACGCACCTATCTATGGTATATACGGATTCGTTCGTTTTGCAGATGAAATAGTTGACACTTTTCACGATTACGACAAATACCATTTATTTAACAAGTTTAGAGAAGATACCATTGAGGCTATTGAATCAAAAATTAGCCTAAATCCTATTCTTAACAGTTTTCAGAAAGTAGTGAATGACTACCAAATTGAATGGAACCTCATCAATACGTTTTTAGACAGTATGGAAATGGATCTTGACGAAGAACAAAGTTATGACACCGATAAGTACAACAAGTATATCTTAGGCTCTGCCGAGGTGGTTGGACTAATGTGTCTAAAGGTTTTTGTAGATGGCGACGAAGAAAAATATGAAAGCTTAAAGCCTGCGGCTATGAGCTTAGGGTCAGCTTTTCAGAAGGTAAACTTTTTAAGAGACGCCAACAGTGACTTCTCCTACTTAGGAAGGACCTACTTTCCTGGAGTAAATATGATTGAATTTTCTGAGGAGGATAAACTCAAAATTGAAAGCGATATTGAAGAAGATTTTGATGACGCTTTGGAGGGTATCAAGAATTTACCATTCAGCTCAAGAGGTGGAGTATACTTGGCGTATATTTATTACTATAACCTCTTCAGAAAAATTAAATCTTTACCTTCTTCAAGGGTAATGGAAGAGCGCATACGCATTCCAAATACAGATAAGTTAGCACTTTTCGTTCAGTCTATGGTCAAAAACCAACTTAACCTCATATGA